In Amycolatopsis methanolica 239, a single genomic region encodes these proteins:
- the gltX gene encoding glutamate--tRNA ligase: protein MTETVRARFCPSPTGTPHVGLIRTALFNWAFARHHGGSLVFRIEDTDAARDSEESYQQLLEALRWLGLDWDEGPDAGGEYGPYRQSERRDIYADVARRLLEAGELYEAFSTNEEVAERRKAKGQDPQLGYDNFDRDLTEEQRAAYRAEGRAPVLRLRMPDEDLAWNDLVRGDITFPAGSIPDPVLVRANGDPLYTLTNPVDDALMRITHVLRGEDLLPSTPRQIALYRALERIGVAEFTPKFGHLPYVMGEGNRKLSKRDPKSNLFNYRDRGFIREGLLNYLALLGWSIADDRDTFTVDELVQAFEISKVSANPARFDVKKAEAINGVHVRALDAEDFVQRVVPYLQSAGLLPAEPSEEQLTRWRTIAPLVQERVTVLGDAAPLVRFLFVPEEEFAPEEDAAAKNLKPDAEPVLRASIEALEALPSWETAAIEQALKDALVEGLGLKPRKAFAPVRVAITGRTVSPPLYESMELLGREVSLGRLRNALPGNAE, encoded by the coding sequence ATGACTGAGACAGTCCGCGCCCGCTTCTGCCCGTCGCCCACCGGAACCCCGCACGTGGGGCTCATCCGCACGGCGTTGTTCAACTGGGCCTTCGCCCGGCACCACGGTGGCAGCCTGGTGTTCCGCATCGAGGACACCGACGCCGCCCGGGACAGCGAGGAGTCCTACCAGCAACTGCTGGAGGCGCTGCGCTGGCTCGGTCTCGACTGGGACGAGGGCCCCGACGCCGGCGGCGAGTACGGCCCGTACCGGCAGAGCGAGCGACGCGACATCTACGCCGACGTCGCGCGCCGCCTGCTGGAGGCCGGCGAGCTGTACGAGGCGTTCTCCACCAACGAGGAGGTCGCCGAGCGCCGCAAGGCCAAGGGGCAGGACCCGCAGCTCGGCTACGACAACTTCGACCGCGACCTCACCGAGGAGCAGCGCGCGGCCTACCGCGCCGAAGGCCGCGCCCCGGTGCTACGGCTGCGCATGCCGGACGAGGACCTCGCCTGGAACGACCTGGTGCGCGGTGACATCACCTTCCCCGCGGGTTCGATCCCGGACCCGGTCCTGGTGCGCGCCAACGGCGATCCGCTCTACACGCTGACCAACCCGGTCGACGACGCGCTGATGCGGATCACGCACGTCCTGCGCGGTGAGGACCTGCTCCCGTCGACGCCGCGCCAGATCGCGCTGTACCGGGCGCTGGAGCGGATCGGCGTCGCGGAGTTCACGCCGAAGTTCGGCCACCTGCCGTACGTGATGGGCGAGGGCAACCGCAAACTGTCCAAACGGGACCCCAAGTCCAACCTGTTCAACTACCGCGACCGCGGGTTCATCCGCGAGGGACTGCTGAACTACCTGGCCCTGCTCGGCTGGTCCATCGCCGACGACAGGGACACGTTCACCGTCGACGAGCTGGTCCAGGCGTTCGAGATCTCGAAGGTGAGCGCCAACCCGGCCCGCTTCGACGTCAAGAAGGCCGAGGCGATCAACGGCGTGCACGTCCGCGCCCTCGACGCCGAGGACTTCGTCCAGCGGGTCGTGCCCTACCTCCAGTCGGCCGGGCTGCTGCCCGCCGAGCCGAGCGAGGAGCAGCTCACCAGGTGGCGCACCATCGCGCCGCTCGTCCAGGAGCGGGTGACCGTGCTCGGTGACGCGGCGCCGCTCGTGCGGTTCCTGTTCGTGCCGGAGGAGGAGTTCGCGCCCGAGGAGGACGCGGCCGCCAAGAACCTCAAGCCGGACGCCGAACCCGTGCTGCGCGCGTCGATCGAGGCGCTGGAGGCGCTGCCGTCGTGGGAGACCGCGGCGATCGAGCAGGCGCTCAAGGACGCACTGGTCGAGGGCCTCGGCCTCAAGCCGCGCAAGGCTTTCGCCCCGGTTCGCGTCGCCATCACCGGTCGCACGGTGTCGCCGCCGCTGTACGAATCGATGGAGCTGCTCGGCCGGGAGGTTTCACTCGGACGTCTGCGTAACGCTCTGCCCGGCAACGCAGAGTAG
- a CDS encoding HAD family hydrolase produces MCLDIDDTLIDFTSAGERALSLLIGRADLWPLWERITDWHVARVVAGEIDYASMHHRRTQCFLAEIGVVLEAEDVARFERRRKEVLRSSWRLFDDVLPCLEWLRAADVLIAAVTNASGAHQRAKLADLGLTRFFDHVAIAGEVGAAKPDPVMFHAVCAVLDCDPSEAAHVGDKLHTDAVGARDAGLEGVWLDRAGGDAEVPEGVHVIGGLDELPQLLVSEFARIGVPAQR; encoded by the coding sequence GTGTGCCTGGACATCGACGACACGTTGATCGACTTCACCTCCGCGGGCGAACGCGCGCTGTCGCTGCTGATCGGCCGGGCCGACCTGTGGCCGCTGTGGGAGCGGATCACCGACTGGCACGTCGCCCGTGTCGTCGCGGGGGAGATCGACTACGCGTCCATGCACCACCGGCGCACCCAGTGCTTCCTCGCCGAGATCGGCGTCGTGCTGGAAGCGGAGGACGTGGCCCGGTTCGAGCGCCGCCGCAAGGAGGTGCTGCGCAGCTCGTGGCGCCTCTTCGACGACGTCCTGCCCTGCCTGGAGTGGCTGCGCGCGGCGGACGTCCTCATCGCCGCTGTGACCAACGCCTCCGGCGCCCACCAGCGCGCCAAGCTAGCCGATCTGGGGCTCACCCGCTTCTTCGACCACGTGGCGATCGCCGGTGAGGTCGGGGCCGCAAAGCCCGATCCGGTGATGTTCCACGCCGTGTGCGCGGTCCTCGACTGCGACCCGAGTGAGGCCGCCCACGTGGGCGACAAGCTGCACACCGACGCCGTGGGCGCCCGGGACGCCGGCCTGGAGGGCGTGTGGCTCGACCGGGCGGGCGGTGACGCGGAGGTGCCGGAGGGTGTGCACGTCATCGGCGGGCTGGACGAGCTCCCGCAGCTGCTGGTCAGCGAGTTCGCGCGGATCGGCGTGCCCGCCCAGCGCTGA
- a CDS encoding GNAT family N-acetyltransferase, translating to MAEITPALQVAHTADLGAPVLSAARELLYGVFEGDLTEHDWEHALGGVHALLWEGPELVAHASVVQRRMVHNGRAWRTGYVEAVGVRADRRRRGYGGLVMEPLERVIREAYEVGALSASDKAIPFYGSRGWVCWRGPLSALTPSGITPTPEEAGGVFVLGTSLDPDGELTCDWRDGDVW from the coding sequence ATGGCCGAGATCACTCCCGCGCTCCAGGTGGCCCACACAGCCGATCTCGGCGCTCCGGTCCTCAGCGCTGCCCGTGAGCTCTTGTACGGCGTGTTCGAAGGCGACCTGACCGAGCACGACTGGGAGCACGCCCTCGGTGGCGTGCACGCCCTGCTGTGGGAGGGCCCGGAACTGGTGGCCCACGCGTCCGTGGTGCAGCGCAGGATGGTCCACAACGGGCGGGCCTGGCGCACCGGGTATGTGGAGGCCGTTGGAGTGCGCGCGGACCGCCGGCGGCGCGGCTACGGCGGCCTGGTGATGGAGCCGCTGGAGCGTGTGATTCGCGAGGCTTACGAGGTGGGTGCGCTCAGCGCGTCGGACAAGGCGATCCCGTTCTACGGCTCCCGCGGCTGGGTGTGCTGGCGCGGGCCACTCTCCGCGCTCACGCCGTCCGGGATCACGCCCACGCCCGAAGAAGCGGGCGGGGTCTTCGTGCTCGGCACGTCGCTCGACCCGGACGGGGAGCTGACGTGCGACTGGCGCGACGGGGACGTCTGGTGA
- a CDS encoding class F sortase, whose translation MRNPFTGRGGRVHAAAPAVLLALVLTGCGSDPQPTQAAAPTTSVPVTKPYDKLRPTQVRIPKIGAESSLISVAVNKDGEIAVPSVDKPMQAAWYRLSPVPGDVGPAIILGHVDGNHQPGVFYKLKDVRPGDEIFVDRSDGQQLRFVVDHTTQVPKDQFPQDAVYGNTDGPQLRLITCGGVFDHAEHSYTDNIVVYANLT comes from the coding sequence ATGCGCAACCCGTTCACCGGCCGGGGCGGTCGCGTTCACGCGGCCGCCCCGGCGGTTCTGCTCGCCCTCGTCCTGACCGGCTGCGGCTCCGATCCGCAGCCGACGCAGGCGGCGGCGCCCACCACGTCGGTCCCGGTGACCAAGCCCTACGACAAGCTGCGCCCGACCCAGGTGCGGATCCCGAAGATCGGCGCGGAGTCCTCACTCATCTCGGTCGCGGTCAACAAGGACGGCGAGATCGCGGTGCCCTCGGTCGACAAGCCGATGCAGGCCGCCTGGTACCGCCTGTCCCCCGTGCCCGGTGACGTCGGCCCGGCGATCATCCTGGGCCACGTGGACGGCAACCACCAGCCGGGCGTCTTCTACAAGCTGAAGGACGTCCGGCCTGGCGACGAGATCTTCGTCGACCGCAGCGACGGGCAGCAGCTGCGGTTCGTGGTCGACCACACCACGCAGGTGCCCAAGGACCAGTTCCCGCAGGACGCGGTCTACGGCAACACCGACGGGCCGCAGCTGCGGCTCATCACGTGCGGCGGTGTGTTCGACCACGCCGAGCACAGCTACACCGACAACATCGTCGTCTACGCGAACCTGACGTGA
- a CDS encoding alpha-ketoglutarate-dependent dioxygenase AlkB: MTAGLQGSLFGQAEECSLGSLTETRRTELGDGAWIDLRPGWLSGADLLFDRLAADVPWHAERRRMYDRVVDVPRLLCFYGEDERLPDPVLDEARAALSRHYGDELGEPFRTAGLCFYRDGRDSVAWHGDTIGRGSREDTMVAIVSVGAPRSMLLRPRGGGATVRQLLGPGDLIVMGGSCQRTWEHAIPKTSRPVGPRISIQFRPRGVR, from the coding sequence ATGACCGCAGGGCTGCAGGGTTCGCTGTTCGGTCAGGCCGAGGAATGTTCGCTCGGGTCCCTGACCGAGACGCGGCGCACGGAACTGGGCGACGGCGCGTGGATCGATCTGCGGCCGGGGTGGCTGTCGGGCGCGGACCTGTTGTTCGATCGCCTGGCGGCGGACGTGCCGTGGCACGCGGAGCGGCGCCGGATGTACGACCGGGTGGTCGACGTGCCGCGGCTGTTGTGCTTCTACGGCGAGGACGAGCGGCTGCCGGACCCGGTGCTGGACGAGGCGCGGGCCGCGTTGAGCCGGCACTACGGGGACGAGCTCGGCGAGCCGTTCCGCACGGCGGGGCTGTGCTTCTACCGCGACGGCCGGGACAGCGTGGCGTGGCACGGCGACACGATCGGCCGGGGTTCGCGCGAGGACACGATGGTGGCGATCGTGTCGGTCGGCGCGCCGCGGAGCATGCTGCTGCGCCCACGCGGCGGCGGGGCGACCGTGCGGCAACTCCTGGGCCCCGGCGACCTCATCGTCATGGGCGGTTCGTGCCAGCGGACGTGGGAGCACGCCATCCCGAAGACGAGCCGCCCCGTCGGGCCGAGGATCAGCATCCAGTTCCGCCCGCGCGGTGTGCGCTGA
- a CDS encoding IclR family transcriptional regulator encodes MGQHSSTDQQSGIGVLDKAVAVLHAVAEDPCGLAELCTRTGLPRATAHRLAVGLEVHRLLRRGPDGRWRPGSALAELAGGTADPLLDAASSVLPKLRDITGESVQLYRRDGVQRVCVASAEPMSGLRDTVPIGTRLSMTAGSGAKVLAAWSDPHTQRTILADAVFGERTLLEVRRRGWAQSVAEREPGVASVSAPVRDSAGNVIAAVSVSGPVERIGRKPGARWAADLLAAAEALQERL; translated from the coding sequence GTGGGACAGCATAGCTCTACTGACCAGCAGAGCGGTATCGGCGTTCTGGACAAGGCCGTCGCCGTGCTGCATGCCGTCGCCGAAGATCCCTGCGGGCTCGCGGAACTGTGCACCCGAACCGGGTTGCCGCGCGCGACCGCGCACCGCCTCGCCGTCGGACTCGAGGTGCACCGGCTGCTGCGGCGCGGGCCGGACGGCCGCTGGCGCCCGGGATCCGCACTCGCCGAACTCGCGGGCGGCACCGCGGATCCGTTGCTGGACGCGGCGAGTTCGGTACTGCCGAAGCTGCGCGACATCACCGGGGAGAGCGTCCAGTTGTACCGCCGCGACGGGGTGCAGCGTGTGTGCGTGGCGTCCGCGGAGCCGATGAGCGGACTGCGCGACACGGTGCCGATCGGGACTCGGCTGTCGATGACGGCGGGCTCTGGCGCGAAGGTCCTTGCCGCGTGGTCCGATCCGCACACCCAGCGCACAATCCTGGCGGACGCGGTGTTCGGGGAACGGACCCTGCTCGAAGTGCGCCGCCGCGGATGGGCGCAGAGCGTGGCCGAGCGGGAGCCGGGCGTGGCGAGTGTTTCCGCGCCGGTGCGGGATTCCGCGGGCAACGTGATCGCGGCCGTGTCGGTTTCCGGCCCGGTGGAACGGATAGGGCGCAAGCCGGGCGCGCGCTGGGCGGCGGATCTGCTCGCGGCGGCGGAGGCGTTGCAGGAAAGGCTGTAG
- the leuC gene encoding 3-isopropylmalate dehydratase large subunit → MTTTRPRTLAEKVWEAHTVRRGEGAEPDLLYIDLHLVHEVTSPQAFDGLRLAGRKVRRPDLTIATEDHNVPTVDIELPIADPVSRTQVETLRKNCKEFGVRLHPMGDAEQGIVHVIGPQLGLTQPGMTVVCGDSHTSTHGAFGAMAFGIGTSEVEHVLATQTLPLRPFKTMAINVDGRLRPGVTAKDVILAVIAKIGTGGGQGYVLEYRGSAIEALSMEARMTICNMSIEAGARAGMIAPDETTFAYLKGRPHAPQGADWDAAVENWKSLRTDEGAVFDAEVHLDADSLTPFVTWGTNPGQGLPLSESVPDPEQIADETERFAAEKALSYMDLKPGTPLRDIKVDTVFLGSCTNGRIEDLRAAADVLQGRKVAEGVRMLVVPGSMRVRQAAEAEGLDKVFLDAGAEWRQAGCSMCLGMNPDQLAPGERSASTSNRNFEGRQGKGGRTHLVSPLVAAATAVRGTLSSPEDLN, encoded by the coding sequence ATGACCACCACGCGGCCGCGGACACTGGCCGAGAAGGTGTGGGAGGCGCACACCGTGCGCCGCGGTGAAGGAGCGGAGCCCGACCTGCTCTACATCGACCTGCACCTGGTGCACGAAGTCACCAGCCCGCAGGCGTTCGACGGTCTCCGGCTGGCCGGCCGCAAGGTGCGGCGCCCGGACCTGACCATCGCGACCGAGGACCACAACGTCCCGACCGTCGACATCGAACTCCCGATCGCCGACCCGGTGTCCCGCACCCAGGTCGAGACGCTTCGGAAGAACTGCAAGGAGTTCGGCGTCCGGCTGCACCCGATGGGCGACGCCGAGCAGGGCATCGTGCACGTCATCGGCCCGCAGCTGGGCCTGACCCAGCCCGGGATGACGGTCGTCTGCGGTGACAGTCACACCTCCACCCACGGCGCGTTCGGCGCGATGGCCTTCGGCATCGGCACCTCCGAGGTCGAGCACGTGCTGGCCACCCAGACCCTGCCGCTGCGGCCGTTCAAGACGATGGCGATCAACGTCGACGGCAGGCTCCGGCCGGGTGTCACGGCGAAGGACGTCATCCTCGCCGTCATCGCCAAGATCGGCACCGGCGGCGGCCAGGGCTACGTCCTGGAGTACCGGGGCAGCGCGATCGAGGCGCTGTCGATGGAAGCCCGCATGACGATCTGCAACATGTCGATCGAGGCGGGCGCGCGCGCCGGGATGATCGCCCCGGACGAGACCACCTTCGCCTACCTGAAGGGCCGCCCGCACGCCCCGCAGGGCGCCGACTGGGACGCCGCGGTGGAGAACTGGAAGTCGCTGCGCACCGACGAGGGCGCCGTCTTCGACGCCGAGGTCCACCTCGACGCCGACTCCCTGACCCCGTTCGTGACGTGGGGCACCAACCCCGGCCAGGGCCTGCCGCTGAGCGAGTCGGTGCCGGACCCGGAGCAGATCGCGGACGAGACCGAGCGGTTCGCCGCCGAGAAGGCCCTGTCCTATATGGACCTCAAGCCGGGCACCCCGCTGCGTGACATCAAGGTCGACACCGTCTTCCTCGGCTCGTGCACCAACGGCCGGATCGAGGACCTGCGGGCGGCCGCGGACGTGCTCCAGGGCCGCAAGGTGGCCGAGGGCGTCCGGATGCTCGTCGTGCCCGGCTCGATGCGGGTGCGCCAGGCCGCCGAGGCCGAGGGGCTGGACAAGGTCTTCCTCGACGCCGGCGCGGAGTGGCGCCAGGCGGGCTGCTCGATGTGCCTCGGCATGAACCCGGACCAGCTGGCCCCCGGCGAGCGCAGCGCGTCCACCTCCAACCGCAACTTCGAGGGCAGGCAGGGCAAGGGTGGCCGCACCCACCTCGTCTCGCCGCTCGTCGCGGCCGCCACGGCCGTCCGCGGCACGCTGTCCAGCCCCGAAGACCTGAACTGA
- the leuD gene encoding 3-isopropylmalate dehydratase small subunit: MEPFKTHTGIGVPLRRSNVDTDQIIPAVYLKRVSRTGFEDGLFAAWRTDESFILNQEPFKAGSVLVAGPDFGTGSSREHAVWALMNYGFRVVISSRFADIFRGNSGKQGLVAAQCEQSDVEQLWKILENDPGTEVTVDLEAKTVRAKDFQTTFAIDDYTRWRLLEGLDDIALTLRHADEIDRFESQRPSWKPVTTPVAAG; the protein is encoded by the coding sequence ATGGAGCCGTTCAAGACGCACACCGGCATCGGAGTGCCCCTGCGCAGGTCCAACGTGGACACTGACCAGATCATCCCGGCCGTCTACCTCAAGCGGGTCAGCCGCACCGGTTTCGAGGACGGCCTGTTCGCCGCCTGGCGGACCGACGAGTCGTTCATCCTGAACCAGGAGCCGTTCAAGGCCGGCAGCGTCCTGGTCGCCGGTCCGGACTTCGGCACGGGGTCCTCGCGCGAACACGCTGTCTGGGCATTGATGAACTACGGCTTCCGGGTCGTCATCTCCTCCCGCTTCGCCGACATCTTCCGGGGCAACTCCGGGAAGCAGGGTCTGGTGGCCGCCCAGTGCGAGCAGTCGGACGTCGAGCAGCTGTGGAAGATCCTCGAGAACGACCCCGGCACGGAGGTCACGGTCGACCTCGAGGCGAAGACCGTGCGGGCCAAGGACTTCCAGACGACCTTCGCGATCGACGACTACACCCGCTGGCGGCTGCTGGAGGGGCTGGATGACATCGCTCTCACCCTGCGACACGCCGACGAGATCGACCGGTTCGAGTCGCAGCGTCCCAGCTGGAAGCCGGTGACCACCCCGGTGGCCGCCGGATAG
- a CDS encoding HU family DNA-binding protein, whose translation MANKAQLIEALSERLGDKKVASQAVDNLVDIIIRTVQKGEKVNITGFGVFEKRARAARTARNPRTGETVKVKKTNVPAFRAGTTFKDVISGAKKLPKATAAKRTTTSTRSAAASTRSTGTTASRSTTSRATTAKATTTRPTATRSTSTRSRAAAATKTAAPKATASKATASKTTAAKSTAAKKTTATKAAPKATAAKTTAAKKTTTTRKKK comes from the coding sequence ATGGCCAACAAGGCCCAGCTGATCGAGGCGCTCTCCGAGCGTCTGGGCGACAAGAAGGTTGCTTCCCAGGCGGTCGACAACCTGGTGGACATCATCATTCGCACCGTGCAGAAGGGCGAGAAGGTCAACATCACCGGTTTCGGTGTGTTCGAGAAGCGTGCCCGCGCGGCCCGCACCGCTCGCAACCCGCGCACCGGTGAGACGGTCAAGGTGAAGAAGACCAACGTTCCGGCCTTCCGCGCCGGCACGACCTTCAAGGACGTCATCAGCGGTGCCAAGAAGCTGCCGAAGGCCACGGCGGCGAAGCGCACGACGACTTCGACCCGCAGCGCTGCCGCTTCGACCCGCAGCACCGGCACCACCGCGTCGCGCTCGACGACCTCGCGGGCCACCACCGCGAAGGCGACCACCACGCGTCCCACCGCGACCCGCAGCACCAGCACGCGCAGCCGCGCCGCGGCCGCCACCAAGACGGCGGCCCCGAAGGCCACGGCTTCGAAGGCTACGGCTTCGAAGACCACGGCGGCGAAGTCCACCGCGGCCAAGAAGACGACCGCCACGAAGGCGGCCCCGAAGGCCACCGCGGCGAAGACCACTGCCGCGAAGAAGACCACCACGACCCGGAAGAAGAAGTAA
- a CDS encoding NUDIX hydrolase, translated as MSSVRVRAAGAVLWRTGPGGIEVAVAHRPRYDDWSLPKGKLDSGETLPAAAVREIAEETGFRAHLGRHLRTVRYSVAAGPKSVDYYSAAAVSGAFEPNEEVDELRWLAPAEAAGLLSYDSDRSVLEDFGALPASLTTLLLVRHAKAGKRDEWRGDDDLRPLSPSGIRQAAALRALLPLFGPDRVVAAPRLRCEQTVRGVADDLGVPVEHEDLMAEEHYWDDRDAGLARLLALVSVGGTPVVCSQGGVIPDLVTRLATRDGVRLPVDEGEKVPSKKGSVWVLSFRAAPGNGGPQLVAADYLPTALPTPATSQV; from the coding sequence GTGAGTTCTGTTCGTGTCCGCGCCGCGGGTGCGGTGCTGTGGCGGACCGGTCCGGGCGGGATCGAGGTGGCTGTCGCGCACCGACCCCGCTACGACGACTGGTCGCTGCCGAAGGGGAAGCTCGACAGCGGGGAGACCCTGCCCGCCGCGGCGGTGCGGGAGATCGCGGAGGAGACCGGTTTCCGGGCCCACCTGGGGCGGCACCTGCGGACGGTGCGGTACTCGGTGGCGGCCGGGCCGAAGTCGGTGGACTACTACAGCGCGGCGGCCGTCTCGGGGGCTTTCGAGCCCAACGAGGAGGTCGACGAGCTGAGGTGGCTCGCGCCCGCGGAGGCGGCCGGGTTGCTGTCGTACGACAGTGACCGGTCGGTGCTCGAGGACTTCGGAGCATTGCCCGCGAGCTTGACCACGCTGTTGCTCGTGCGACACGCGAAGGCCGGGAAGCGGGACGAGTGGCGGGGTGACGACGACCTCCGTCCGCTGTCCCCGAGCGGCATCCGGCAGGCCGCCGCGCTGCGGGCGTTGTTGCCGCTGTTCGGACCGGACAGGGTGGTGGCCGCTCCCCGGTTGCGGTGCGAGCAGACGGTGCGCGGGGTGGCGGATGACCTCGGTGTGCCGGTGGAGCACGAGGACCTGATGGCGGAGGAACACTACTGGGACGACCGGGACGCCGGGCTCGCCAGGCTGCTGGCGCTGGTGTCCGTCGGTGGGACGCCCGTGGTGTGCAGCCAGGGCGGGGTGATCCCGGACCTGGTGACACGATTGGCCACGCGAGACGGCGTGCGCCTGCCGGTGGATGAAGGTGAGAAGGTGCCGAGCAAGAAGGGCTCGGTGTGGGTGCTCTCGTTCCGGGCCGCGCCCGGCAACGGCGGACCCCAGCTCGTGGCGGCGGACTACCTGCCCACAGCGCTGCCAACCCCCGCCACGAGCCAGGTGTAG
- a CDS encoding RNA degradosome polyphosphate kinase yields MSSDETNPPATTQPASGETAAPTRFRAIPSAPPAVTPSSDLPPASLPDDRYFNRELSWQDFNARVLALAEDASQPLLERAKFLAIFASNLDEFYMVRVAGLKRRDETGLPVRSADGLTPREQLAYIAKRNQDLVERHTAAFEEHVRPELAKHDIQIVCWADLEADDQARLSDYFTEQIFPVLTPLAVDPAHPFPYISGLSLNLAVTVRDPDLGTERFARVKVPNNVPRLIRVEQQRESRVATFLPLEELIAAHLGELFTGMEVTEHHVFRVTRNADVDVDEDRDEDLLQALERELAQRRFGPPVRLEVANDMSEHVLDLLLRELEVDPHDVVEVPGLLDLTCLMQLSSLDRKELKDRPFVPATHPAFGEHETPKSVFATLREGDVLVHHPYDSFSTSVQRFIEQAAGDSKVLAIKQTLYRTSGDSPIVNALIDAAEAGKQVVALVEIKARFDEEANITWARTLERAGVHVVYGLVGLKTHCKVAMVVRQEGSTIRRYCHIGTGNYNPKTARLYEDVGLLTADPDIGADITDLFNVLTGYSRQDTYRNILTSPAGIRRGILRLIDEEIEHKHAGAEAGIRIKCNSLVDEQIIDALYRASAEGVPVEIVVRGICALKPGVPGLSENISVRSILGRFLEHSRIFHFLAGRTYWIGSADMMHRNLDRRIEAMVQVKDVRLTRQLDEILDSALDPATRCWVLTDSGEWQPSPADTTQVRDHQNELLKKHGANG; encoded by the coding sequence GTGAGCAGCGACGAGACCAACCCCCCGGCAACGACCCAACCGGCGTCCGGCGAGACCGCCGCGCCCACGAGATTCCGCGCCATCCCGTCCGCGCCCCCGGCGGTGACCCCGTCGTCGGACCTGCCGCCCGCGTCCCTGCCCGACGACCGGTACTTCAACCGCGAGCTGTCGTGGCAGGACTTCAACGCCCGGGTGCTGGCGCTGGCCGAGGACGCGTCCCAGCCGCTGCTGGAGCGGGCCAAGTTCCTCGCCATCTTCGCGTCCAATCTGGACGAGTTCTACATGGTGCGGGTAGCCGGGCTGAAGCGCCGCGACGAGACCGGGCTGCCGGTGCGCAGCGCCGACGGGCTCACCCCGCGCGAGCAGCTGGCCTACATCGCGAAGCGCAACCAGGACCTGGTGGAGCGGCACACCGCCGCGTTCGAGGAGCACGTCCGCCCGGAGCTGGCCAAGCACGACATCCAGATCGTGTGCTGGGCCGATCTGGAGGCGGACGACCAGGCGCGGCTGTCGGACTACTTCACCGAGCAGATCTTCCCGGTGCTGACGCCGCTGGCGGTCGACCCGGCGCACCCGTTCCCCTACATCTCGGGGCTGTCGCTGAACCTGGCCGTCACCGTGCGGGACCCGGACCTGGGCACCGAGCGGTTCGCGAGGGTCAAGGTGCCGAACAACGTGCCGCGCCTGATCCGCGTCGAGCAGCAGCGGGAGAGCCGCGTCGCGACGTTCCTGCCGTTGGAGGAGCTGATCGCCGCGCACCTCGGTGAGCTGTTCACCGGCATGGAGGTCACCGAGCACCACGTTTTCCGGGTGACCCGCAACGCCGACGTGGACGTGGACGAGGACCGCGACGAGGACCTGTTGCAGGCGCTGGAGCGGGAGCTGGCGCAGCGCCGGTTCGGCCCGCCGGTGCGGCTCGAGGTCGCCAACGACATGAGCGAGCACGTGCTCGACCTGCTGCTGCGGGAGCTGGAGGTCGATCCGCACGACGTGGTCGAGGTGCCGGGGCTGCTGGACCTGACATGCCTGATGCAGCTTTCCAGTTTGGACCGCAAGGAACTGAAGGACCGCCCTTTCGTCCCGGCCACGCACCCGGCGTTCGGTGAGCACGAGACGCCGAAGAGCGTCTTCGCCACCCTGCGCGAAGGCGACGTGCTCGTGCACCACCCGTACGACTCGTTCTCGACGAGCGTTCAGCGGTTCATCGAGCAGGCCGCCGGGGACAGCAAGGTGCTGGCCATCAAGCAGACCCTGTACCGCACGTCCGGTGACTCCCCCATCGTGAACGCGCTCATCGACGCCGCCGAGGCGGGCAAGCAGGTCGTGGCGCTGGTGGAGATCAAGGCCCGGTTCGACGAGGAGGCCAACATCACCTGGGCCCGCACGCTGGAGCGGGCGGGGGTGCACGTGGTGTACGGGCTCGTCGGGCTGAAGACGCACTGCAAGGTGGCGATGGTGGTGCGGCAGGAGGGCTCGACCATCCGCCGCTACTGCCACATCGGCACCGGCAACTACAACCCGAAGACCGCGCGGCTCTACGAGGACGTCGGCCTGCTGACCGCGGACCCGGACATCGGCGCGGACATCACGGACCTGTTCAACGTGCTGACCGGGTATTCGCGGCAGGACACCTACCGCAACATCCTCACCTCACCGGCGGGAATCCGGCGTGGCATCCTGCGGCTGATCGACGAGGAGATCGAGCACAAGCACGCCGGCGCGGAAGCGGGTATCCGCATCAAGTGCAACTCGCTCGTCGACGAGCAAATCATCGACGCGCTCTACCGGGCCTCTGCCGAAGGGGTTCCGGTGGAGATCGTGGTGCGGGGTATTTGCGCCCTGAAACCGGGGGTGCCCGGACTGTCCGAGAACATTTCCGTCCGGTCCATTCTCGGGCGGTTCCTGGAGCATTCCCGCATCTTCCATTTCCTCGCCGGGCGCACCTACTGGATCGGCAGCGCGGACATGATGCACCGCAACCTGGACCGCCGGATCGAGGCGATGGTGCAGGTCAAGGACGTGCGGCTGACCAGGCAGCTGGACGAGATCCTCGATTCGGCGCTGGACCCGGCGACGCGGTGCTGGGTGCTGACCGACAGCGGGGAGTGGCAGCCGTCGCCCGCGGACACCACGCAGGTCCGCGACCACCAGAACGAGTTGTTGAAGAAGCACGGGGCCAACGGGTGA